The DNA region GGTGGTCTGCAGGCCGACCGCATCCAGGCGGTCCCAGATCTCGGGAACCTTCTCGATCTCGATCCAGTGGTACTGCAGGTTGTTGCGGTCGGAGATGTCGGCGGTGTTGCGCGCGAAGTCGACCGAGATCTGACCGAGGGTCCGCATCGCCTCCGCGGACAGCGGCTTGCCGTCGCAGCGCACCCGCATCATGAAGTACTTGGCTTCCAGCAGGTCGGCGTTCTCGTCGCCGGTGAAGGTGCCGTCGTAGCCCTGCTCGCGCTGGGTGTAGAGGCCCATCCAGCGGAAACGGCCGCGCAGGTCGTCCTTGGCGATCGAGTCGAAGCCCTGCTTGGAATAGACGTCGACGATGCGGGCCCGCACGTTGAGGGCCGGGTCCTCTTGCTTGAACTGCTCGTTGTGGTTGACCGGTTCGGTCTCACCGAGCGCCCACTGGGCTTCGCTGCGCTTGGGCTTGGCTTTGGCCGGCGGAGCAGTCGGGGTGGCGGTCATCGATTCTCCTTTGTAAAAGGAGCTGGCGGGATTGCGCGCAGTTCACCGGCGACTGTCCGGCGACGCAGATCCGGCGGCCAGCTGGAAAATACAGGTGGGCGGTCCTACGACATCAAGGCAGACAGCGACAGCTGCAAACACGCTTGAGATCGATATGCCGCCGGGCCACCAGGGCAACCCCGGATGCGGTGCAGTAGGCGGCGGTCACACCGGCGATTATGCCATGGATACCGAAAATCTTCCCTACCGGCGCAAAGTTGTGATCAGCGTGAGCAAAACTCATCTGGGGCCCGACTGCCGCGGCGGTCGGACCGGGGGAACGGAACGGAACGGCTCGGGGCGGTGCGCCTGACGGCGGGCCACCGTCAACGAAAAGCCGATCGGAAGGCGGGTGGGACAGATGAGTGTCGTCGACTTCGGGTGGGAACCGGTGTGGGAACCACCGCCGGTGACCGATCCGCCACGGCGGGCCAACGGTCGTGCCACGTTGCGGCGCTGGCTGGGGATCACGACGCTGATCGCCCTCGTGAGCGGCGGCGGGTGGCTGGCGGTCGGGCACTATCAGACCCATCTCGCCGGTGAGCAGGCGCTGGCCGTCGCCGAGGCATATGTGTTGCGGCTGAGCAACATCGACGCCGACGACATCGATCGCGACTTCGCGCAGATCTCCGACGGCGCGACCGGCCAGCTTCGGACGATGAACACCCGCGCCGGGGTGAAGCTGCGTCGGCAACTGATCGACAATCGGGTGACCGCGCGCGGCGACATCGCCGAAGCGGTGGTGAAGTCCGCCGGCCGCGACCACGCGGTGATCGTGCTGCTGGTCAACCAGGCCGTGCGTAATGCGGACAACCCCGAACCCGTGCTCGATCGCAGCCGGATCCGGTTGACGATGGACAAGGTCGACGGGCGTTGGCTGGCGAGCAAGGTGGAGTTGGTATGAGGAAATTCACAGCGGTGGCGACCGGTGTCCTGCTGATCGGCGCCGCCCATTCGGCCGGTGATGCCTATGCCGACCGCATCGACTGGGACGCCATCGCCTCCTGCGAGTCCGGGGGAGACTGGTCGGCCGATACCGGTAACGGGGCGTACGGCGGATTGGGGATCAGCGCCGAGGACTGGCGCGCCAACGGCGGGGACGGGTTGCCCTCGCAGGCCACCCAGCAGCAACAGATCGCGGTGGCCAACCGCATCCTGGCCAATCGGGGACCGGGTGCGTGGTCGGCGTGTGCGGCCCGCGGCGTCGGGTCCGACTCGGCGCCGATCGGTTCGCTGACGCACTACGTCACCGAGCTCTACGACAACGCCGAGAGACCCGTCGCGCAGGCCGACTGAACCGCGGACGCACGGCGCGGATCGCACCGCCGTGGGATGATCGGGCCCCATGACCCCCACCCCCACTGCGGTAGCACTGCCCCCGGTGGGGCCGTCGCGGCCCGGCCAGGACGCCCCGTTCGGGGTGTATGTGCACGTGCCGTTCTGTTTCGCCCGGTGCGGCTACTGCGACTTCAACACCTACACCCCGGCGGAATTGGGCGGCGTGAACCCGGACGCCTGGGTGGCCGCATTGGCCGGGGAACTGGAATTGGCCGCCGCCCGGCTGGGCGGTCCGCGGGCCGACACGGTCTTCGTGGGCGGCGGGACGCCGTCACTGTTGGGCGCGGCGAGGCTGGTCCGGGTG from Mycolicibacter sp. MU0083 includes:
- a CDS encoding transglycosylase family protein, with translation MRKFTAVATGVLLIGAAHSAGDAYADRIDWDAIASCESGGDWSADTGNGAYGGLGISAEDWRANGGDGLPSQATQQQQIAVANRILANRGPGAWSACAARGVGSDSAPIGSLTHYVTELYDNAERPVAQAD